Proteins from one Oryza sativa Japonica Group chromosome 12, ASM3414082v1 genomic window:
- the LOC4352406 gene encoding VIN3-like protein 1, with protein MASSAGGDPPPPGLFAAALHACSGASALEEHIHADDSNTISDNTLEQLGFLDQESNDASVNTEKIQSSTPKCKSVEDIPIAPAAKRCKNMDSKKLVPNSNNNSCLTGSQAPRKLPRKGDYPVQLRRNETFQDTKPPSTWICKNAACKAVLTADNTFCKRCSCCICHLFDDNKDPSLWLVCSSETGDRDCCESSCHIECALQHQKVGCVDLGQSIQLDGNYCCAACGKVIGILGFWKRQLMVAKDARRVDILCSRIYLSHRLLDGTTRFKEFHKIVEDAKAKLETEVGPLDGTSSKMARGIVGRLPVAADVQKLCSLAIDMADAWLKSNCKAETKQIDTLPAACRFRFEDITTSSLVVVLKEAASSQYHAIKGYKLWYWNSREQPSTRVPAIFPKDQRRILVSNLQPCTEYAFRIISFTEYGDLGHSECKCFTKSVEIIHKNMEHGAEGCSSTAKRDSKSRNGWSSGFQVHQLGKVLRKAWAEENGCPSEACKDEIEDSCCQSDSALHDKDQAAHVVSHELDLNESSVPDLNAEVVMPTESFRNENICSPGKNGLRKSNGSSDSDICAEGLVGEAPAMESRSQSRKQTSDLEQETYLEQETGADDSTLLISPPKHFSRRLGQLDDNYEYCVKVIRWLECSGHIEKDFRMKFLTWFSLRSTEQERRVVITFIRTLADDPSSLAGQLLDSFEEIVSSKKPRTGFCSKLWH; from the exons atGGCCTCGAGCGCCGGAGgggacccgccgccgccggggctcTTCGCTGCTG CCTTACACGCTTGTAGTGGTGCAAGCGCACTTGAAGAACATATACATGCTGATGATAGCAACACCATTTCAGATAATACCCTGGAACAGTTGGGTTTTCTAGACCAAGAGTCAAATGATGCAAGCGTTAACACAGAAAAGATACAATCAAGCACACCAAAATGCAAATCAGTGGAAGACATACCAATAGCACCAGCTGCAAAGAGATGTAAGAACATGGATTCCAAGAAACTTGTCCCAAACAGCAATAACAATTCATGTCTCACTGGTAGCCAGGCTCCCAGAAAGCTTCCCAGAAAGGGGGACTACCCTGTTCAACTACGTCGGAATGAAACATTTCAGGATACAAAGCCTCCCAGCACTTGGATATGTAAAAATGCGGCCTGCAAAGCTGTGTTGACCGCTGACAATACATTCTGTAAGCGGTGCTCATGCTGTATTTGTCATCTTTTCGATGACAACAAAGATCCTAGCCTTTGGCTGGTCTGCTCATCGGAAACTGGTGACAGGGATTGCTGTGAGTCATCGTGCCACATTGAATGCGCACTCCAGCATCAGAAGGTAGGATGCGTCGATCTTGGTCAATCTATTCAGCTCGATGGTAATTATTGCTGTGCTGCATGCGGAAAGGTTATTGGAATACTTGG GTTCTGGAAAAGGCAGCTGATGGTTGCTAAAGATGCTCGGCGTGTTGATATCCTTTGTTCCCGCATTTACTTGAGCCATAGACTATTGGATGGCACAACGCGTTTTAAAGAATTTCATAAGATTGTAGAGGATGCAAAAGCAAAGCTGGAAACTGAGGTTGGCCCCCTTGATGGTACATCTTCAAAGATGGCCCGTGGCATTGTTGGCCGGCTGCCTGTTGCTGCTGATGTGCAGAAACTTTGCTCTTTAGCAATTGATATGGCAGATGCGTGGCTGAAGTCAAACTGTAAAGcagaaacaaaacaaattg ATACACTTCCTGCTGCCTGCAGATTTAGATTTGAAGATATTACAACTTCATCATTAGTTGTGGTACTGAAAGAAGCTGCTTCTTCACAGTATCATGCTATCAAAGGCTATAAACTCTGGTATTGGAATAGCAGAGAACAGCCTTCCACTAGGGTGCCTGCAATTTTCCCCAAAGACCAAAGAAGGATACTGGTTTCCAATTTGCAGCCTTGCACGGAGTATGCTTTCCGGATCATTTCATTTACTGAGTATGGTGATCTGGGCCACTCTGAATGCAAGTGTTTTACCAAGAGCGTGGAAATCATTCACAAGAACATGGAACATGGTGCAGAAGGTTGCTCATCTACTGCCAAGCGGGACAGCAAGAGTCGAAATGGCTGGTCATCAGGCTTCCAGGTGCACCAGCTGGGTAAAGTCCTGAGGAAAGCTTGGGCTGAGGAGAATGGTTGCCCCAGTGAGGCCTGCAAAGATGAGATTGAAGATTCCTGCTGTCAAAGTGATTCAGCTTTACACGATAAGGATCAAGCTGCACATGTTGTTTCCCACGAGCTTGATCTTAATGAATCCTCAGTCCCTGACCTAAACGCTGAGGTGGTGATGCCTACAGAGAGCTTCCGGAACGAGAATATATGTAGTCCAGGAAAGAATGGATTGAGAAAGTCGAATGGTTCCAGTGATTCTGATATTTGTgctgaggggcttgttggagaGGCACCGGCCATGGAATCCCGATCACAAAGTCGTAAACAGACATCAGATTTAGAGCAGGAAACTTATTTAGAGCAGGAAACTGGTGCTGATGATAGCACTTTGCTCATCAGCCCACCCAAGCACTTCTCCCGTAGGTTAGGTCAGTTAGATGATAACTACGAATACTGCGTCAAGGTTATACGGTGGTTGGAATGTTCTGGACACATCGAAAAGGACTTTAGGATGAAATTTCTAACTTGGTTTAGCTTGAGATCGACGGAGCAGGAACGGAGGGTTGTGATCACTTTTATCCGCACCCTTGCTGATGATCCCAGTAGCTTGGCAGGACAGCTCCTGGATTCCTTCGAAGAAATTGTATCCAGTAAGAAGCCGAGAACTGGTTTCTGCAGTAAGTTATGGCACTAA
- the LOC4352405 gene encoding rho GTPase-activating protein 2, translated as MTGVVVVSPSGCKGGGGGGGGVGKKRGSGEEERERERQQLSVLEVLLAAVRRSVVACRVEREGGGGWGEEGEAEAEEGDAAAEVGEMEIGWPTDVRHVAHVTFDRFHGFLGLPVEFEVEMPCRVPSASASVFGVSAESMQCTYDGKGNSVPTILLHMQERLYAQGGLKAEGIFRINPENDQEEHVRDQLNKGVVPEDIDVHCLASLIKAWFRELPEGVLDSLSPEQVLQCNSEGEFLELVTLLRPTQAALLNWAVELMADVVEEEELNKMNARNIAMVFAPNMTQMSDPLTALMHAVQVMNFLKTLILRTLRERDDAASGDYTPYSSPASSSQQNDAEYYGSERDMDRSCEMSDMHSEISRSGRQVDFLVRYNTCFDSEQEGVDPLSDVEEGFLRQLEHDLEADKREESAKKQHEISSEIMAVKDVQAELKVEAKAAGNTQKEEGAGSLQ; from the exons ATgacgggggtggtggtggtgtcgcCGTCGGGATGcaagggcggcggaggaggaggaggaggggtggggaagaagaggggaagcggggaggaggagagggagagagagaggcagcagCTGTCGGTGCTGGAGGTGCTGCTCGCGGCGGTGAGGAGGTCGGTGGTGGCGTGCAGGGTGGagcgggagggcggcggcgggtggggggaggagggggaggcggaggcggaggagggggacgcggcggcggaggtgggggagATGGAGATCGGGTGGCCGACGGACGTGCGCCACGTGGCGCACGTCACCTTCGACCGCTTCCATGGCTTCCTCGGCCTCCCCGTCGAGTTCGAGGTCGAGATGCCATGCCGCGTCCCCAGCGCTAG TGCTAGTGTTTTTGGTGTCTCGGCTGAATCGATGCAGTGCACCTACGATGGGAAGGGAAACTCAGTCCCCACTATACTGCTGCACATGCAGGAGAGGTTGTATGCTCAGGGAGGCCTAAAG GCTGAAGGAATCTTTCGCATAAACCCGGAAAATGACCAAGAGGAGCATGTGAGGGACCAGCTGAACAAAGGAGTTGTCCCTGAGGACATTGATGTTCACTGTTTGGCAAGCCTGATTAAG GCATGGTTCAGGGAACTTCCAGAAGGTGTGCTTGATAGCCTCTCCCCTGAACAAGTGCTACAGTGCAATTCTGAAGGAGAATTCCTAGAGCTCGTGACGCTATTGCGCCCGACTCAGGCAGCGCTCCTCAATTGGGCTGTTGAACTGATGGCTGACGTTGTCGAAGAGGAGGAGCTGAACAAGATGAATGCTAGGAACATAGCCATGGTGTTTGCCCCCAACATGACTCAG ATGTCAGATCCTTTGACAGCCCTAATGCATGCTGTCCAAGTCATGAACTTCCTCAAGACATTGATCTTGAGGACACTTCGAGAGCGTGACGATGCAGCTAGCGGAGATTACACTCCATACTCATCTCCAGCTTCATCCAGTCAGCAAAACGATGCTGAGTACTATGGCAGTGAGAGAGACATGGACAGAAGCTGTGAAATGAGTGATATGCATAGCGAGATCAGCAGGTCTGGTCGACAGGTGGATTTTCTGGTGAGGTACAACACCTGCTTCGACAGCGAGCAAGAAGGCGTCGATCCTCTGAGCGACGTCGAAGAAGGGTTCTTGAGACAGCTCGAACACGATCTCGAAGCGGATAAACGAGAGGAGAGCGCGAAAAAGCAGCACGAAATAAGTTCAGAGATCATGGCTGTGAAGGATGTTCAAGCTGAGCTGAAAGTTGAAGCCAAAGCAGCAGGGAACACACAGAAGGAAGAAGGTGCAGGGTCTTTGCAATGA